A genomic stretch from Channa argus isolate prfri chromosome 24, Channa argus male v1.0, whole genome shotgun sequence includes:
- the kcnj6 gene encoding G protein-activated inward rectifier potassium channel 2 encodes MEQDVESPAIVRKPKLPKQAREYLPKQLAEIDRAKKVQRYVQKDGKCNVHHGNVRETYRYLTDIFTTLVDLKWRFNIFIFVLVYTVTWLFFGFMWWLIAYLRGDLNHIADNDWTPCVNNLNGFVSAFLFSIETETTIGYGYRVITDKCPEGIVLLLVQSVLGSIVNAFMVGCMFVKISQPKKRAETLVFSTNAVISMRDGRLCLMFRVGDLRNSHIVEASIRAKLIKSKQTKEGEFIPLNQTDINVGYNTGDDRLFLVSPLIICHEINQSSPFWEISQAHLAKEELEIVVILEGMVEATGMTCQARSSYISSEIKWGYRFTPVLTLEDGFYEVDYNSFHDIYETNTPTCSAKELADMTSRTRLPLTWSLASKLSQQGLPESEQESRETKTSLDNQEKSQQSEKNGDIANLESESKV; translated from the exons ATGGAGCAGGATGTGGAGAGTCCAGCCATCGTCAGAAAGCCCAAGCTGCCAAAGCAGGCCCGTGAGTACCTGCCTAAACAGCTAGCAGAAATAGACAGGGCAAAGAAGGTCCAGCGGTATGTCCAGAAAGACGGGAAGTGCAACGTCCACCACGGGAACGTTCGAGAGACATATCGCTATCTGACAGACATTTTCACCACGCTGGTAGATCTTAAATGGAGGTTCAACATCTTCATCTTTGTGCTGGTGTACACAGTGACATGGCTCTTCTTTGGCTTCATGTGGTGGCTTATTGCTTACCTCAGAGGTGATCTGAACCATATAGCAGACAACGACTGGACTCCATGTGTCAATAACCTCAATGGGTTTGTATCAGCTTTTCTCTTCTCCATCGAGACGGAGACCACTATTGGTTATGGATATCGAGTCATCACAGACAAATGCCCCGAGGGGATAGTTCTGCTTTTAGTTCAGTCAGTGCTGGGATCCATCGTGAATGCCTTCATGGTGGGTTGCATGTTTGTTAAAATCTCGCAGCCCAAGAAGCGAGCTGAGACACTAGTGTTTTCCACCAATGCCGTCATCTCGATGAGAGATGGACGACTGTGCCTGATGTTCAGGGTTGGAGACCTCAGAAACTCGCACATTGTGGAGGCTTCAATCAGGGCGAAGCTTATCAAGTCTAAGCAGACGAAAGAAGGCGAGTTCATCCCTTTGAATCAGACAGACATAAATGTGGGTTACAACACAGGAGACGACAGGCTTTTCCTGGTGTCACCCCTCATCATCTGCCATGAAATAAATCAGAGCAGCCCATTCTGGGAGATTTCCCAGGCCCACCTGGCCAAGGAGGAGTTGGAAATTGTTGTGATCCTGGAGGGGATGGTTGAGGCCACAG GCATGACATGCCAGGCGAGGAGTTCATACATTAGCAGCGAGATCAAGTGGGGCTACCGCTTCACACCAGTCCTAACACTGGAGGATGGCTTCTATGAGGTGGACTACAACAGTTTCCATGACATCTACGAAACCAACACACCCACCTGCAGTGCCAAAGAGCTTGCCGATATGACCAGCCGGACCCGCCTGCCCCTAACCTGGTCACTAGCCAGTAAGCTGAGTCAGCAGGGGCTGCCAGAATCTGAGCAGGAGAGTCGGGAAACCAAGACCAGCCTGGACAACCAGGAGAAGAGCCAGCAGAGTGAGAAAAACGGGGACATCGCCAACTTAGAGAGTGAGTCTAAAGTGTAG